Proteins encoded by one window of Culicoides brevitarsis isolate CSIRO-B50_1 chromosome 2, AGI_CSIRO_Cbre_v1, whole genome shotgun sequence:
- the LOC134831265 gene encoding UDP-glycosyltransferase UGT5-like, which translates to MKGFLYFFALISFTSAGNILFLAPFNGPSHWLFLSNIIRELLQKGHHLTAVTGIPLKGGNENYTEILIDPPYDFNRKFSPDSVFDGHFVSPFVSVLMLYELGIDNSEWGLQNEKVQKLINSKSLKFDLVISEQFFQETWLMFAHKFNAPLVTISTLGHTDYMDYANGLMTPLAYVPHVLVDFSDKMTFFERCENVALTLFDRFYRLASYMPRNNELARKYFGNLEKENGYLPSVEDMERKIDLMLVNFNNALSKPRPQMPNQINIGGAHIRKNPSPLPADMQKFLDEAEHGVIYMSLGAFVQSSLMPEEKLREILSAFSQLKQRVLWKFEAKLENIPKNVMINKWMPQADILAHKNIRLFISHGGMFGTSEGTSNGVPMLFIPFYGDQHRNAIKGEKAGTALKIRFGDITAESFLKKITTIIDNPKYRDNAKEIARVFNDNVVHPMDTAIFYIEYVMRNKGAKYLKSGAVELSWYQHFYLDILGFVCGILFILGLILYGFVKFLVKIICGGAKKSKKSSVKTKKS; encoded by the exons ATGAAGggctttttatacttttttgccTTAATTTCGTTCACTTCAGcgggaaatattttatttcttgctCCCTTTAACGGTCCATCGCATTGGCTTTTCTTGTCGAACATCATTCGAGAATTACTTCAAAAAGGACATCATCTCACTGCAGTTACGGGAATCCCATTAAAAGGCGGAAACGAAAATTACACAGAAATTCTCATCGATCCGCCGTAtgattttaatcgaaaat tTTCACCCGATAGCGTGTTCGATGGGCACTTTGTGTCGCCATTTGTGTCTGTCTTAATGTTGTACGAGCTCGGAATTGATAACAGTGAATGGGGACTGCAAAACGAAAAGGTacaaaagttgataaattcgaaaagtttgaaatttgactTGGTTATTAGtgagcaattttttcaagaaacatGGTTGATGTTTGCTCACAAGTTCAATGCTCCTTTGGTTACGATCAGTACGTTGGGACATACGGATTACATGGATTACGCCAATGGATTGATGACACCTTTGGCATATGTGCCTCATGTTTTGGTTGATTTCAGtgataaaatgacatttttcgaaAGATGTGAGAATGTCGCGTTGACCTTGTTTGACAGATTTTATCGGTTGGCTTCTTATATGCCGAGAAATAATGAATTGGcgcgaaaatattttggaaatttggaaaaag aaaatggtTACTTACCAAGTGTCGAAGATATGGAAAGAAAAATCGACCTCATGCTCGTGAACTTCAACAACGCCCTAAGTAAACCACGTCCCCAAATGCCGAACCAAATCAACATTGGAGGAGCTCATATCAGAAAAAATCCTTCTCCTCTCCCCGCCGATATGCAAAAATTCTTAGATGAAGCTGAACACGGCGTAATTTACATGAGTTTGGGTGCTTTTGTTCAAAGTTCTCTCATGCCCGAAGAGAAACTCCGGGAAATTCTCTCAGCTTTCAGTCAACTAAAACAACGCGTTCTCTGGAAATTCGAagcaaaattagaaaatatccCGAAAAATGTGATGATCAACAAATGGATGCCTCAAGCCGACATTTTAGCGCACAAAAATATCCGACTGTTCATTTCTCACGGAGGCATGTTTGGGACTTCTGAAGGCACATCGAATGGCGTTCCAATGTTGTTCATTCCTTTCTATGGCGATCAACACAGAAACGCTATTAAAGGAGAAAAAGCCGGCACCGCACTCAAAATTAGGTTTGGTGATATAACAGCTGAGAGTTTTTTGAAGAAGATAACGACAATTATTGATAACCCAAAATATCGAGATAACGCAAAGGAAATCGCTCgtgtttttaatgataatgtcGTTCATCCGATGGATACGGCAATATTTTATATCGAATATGTGATGAGAAATAAGGGAGCAAAGTATTTAAAATCAGGCGCTGTGGAGTTGAGTTGgtatcaacatttttatttggataTTTTGGGATTCGTATGtggaattttgtttattttaggaTTGATTTTGTAtggatttgttaaatttttagtaaaaattatttgcggaggagcaaaaaagtcaaagaaaagttccgttaaaactaaaaaatcctaa
- the LOC134832720 gene encoding integrin beta-nu-like, with the protein MPKMDLLQYKCRPEFIQESVEMQKNIFKDEPLSDYSRDDLEARQIRPQHVKMMMKKGTTQEIHMKFRPAKNYPLDLYYLMDLTWSMKDDKETLVKMGGSLANALNNLTENNRLGFGSFADKPTIPYIMISPTEKANPCAVERQTCAPTYLFKHHLSLTSDIEQFVQRVNSSVVTGNADNLEGGLEALMQVLVCDTRVGWKARSRKIVVFASDGWMHVAGFGLLGGAPQRNDAKCHLTSNGDYSNSLFMDYPSLEEIYRELLRRKVNVIFAVTNDVLGHYKSIKQLMPDQTNVGILQEDSSNILQLVEEGFAEFVRHVNFIDDAPDYFKIEYLTKCGNKYGEYVSQSSCDNIKIGQEYDFLVRVTLLDSPDNIGLERQTIRIEEASLKDEFLKLEIDLEMTCPCMKEEEEEENSPRCNKNGEFKCGMCLCYDGFVGATCDCNLMNYKSSKELDARCRGNDTEICSNRGECLCGVCYCEKQFEGDHCECLKCQLDFFADLCIAPNSDEICSGQGNCKCGTCECFSPFRGQFCEHYPGGTNILCKTYDECVESSILKKLGKNIEVTNCTKDDVPHTILFVDEISDKNCYLRIRYDESTSCDFHYSYQIDKGKHTTLGILNQVCPPTDYATIGFLTVLIATIIIGLLSLCIWFICVRIKDKREYARFEMEQRESTRYSLQMSPIYKSPITEYEVPKFTFQSAERL; encoded by the exons ATGCCAAAAATGGACTTGCTTCAATACAAATGTCGCCCAGAGTTCATCCAAGAAAGTGTCGAGatgcaaaaaaacattttcaaagacGAACCATTGTCGGATTATTCCCGCGACGATTTGGAAGCGCGTCAAATTCGACCGCAACACgtcaaaatgatgatgaaaaaaggcACAACGCAGGAAATTCACATGAAATTCCGCCCGGCGAAGAATTATCCGCTGGATTTGTattatttgatggatttgacGTGGAGTATGAAGGACGACAAAGAGACTTTGGTCAAAATGGGCGGAAGTTTAGCGAATGCCTTGAACAATTTGACGGAAAATAATCGATTGGGCTTCGGATCTTTTGCGGATAAGCCGACAATTCCATATATCATGATCAGTCCGACGGAAAAAGCGAATCCTTGTGCCGTTGAACGTCAAACGTGTGCCCCAACTTACCTCTTCAAGCATCATTTGAGTCTCACAAGTGACATTGAGCAGTTCGTTCAACGCGTAAATTCGAGTGTTGTCACCGGAAATGCGGATAATCTCGAAGGCGGCTTGGAAGCTCTCATGCAAGTTCTCGTTTGCGACACTCGAGTCGGTTGGAAAGCGCGTTCCCGTAAAATTGTCGTCTTCGCATCGGATGGCTGGATGCACGTAGCTGGCTTTGGACTACTTGGAGGAGCTCCGCAACGCAACGACGCCAAATGTCATCTCACGTCGAACGGCGATTACAGCAATTCCCTCTTCATGGATTACCCGTCGCTCGAAGAAATTTACCGCGAACTCCTTCGTCGCAAGGTAAATGTAATTTTCGCTGTCACAAACGACGTTTTAGGTCACTACAAGAGCATCAAACAACTCATGCCCGACCAAACTAACGTCGGAATTTTACAAGAAGACTCTTCCAACATCCTCCAACTCGTCGAAGAAGGTTTCGCTGAATTCGTTCGTCATGTCAACTTCATCGACGATGCTCCCGAttacttcaaaattgaatatCTGACGAAATGTGGCAACAAATACGGCGAATACGTGTCCCAAAGTAGCTGTGACAACATCAAAATCGGACAAGAATATGATTTTTTGGTGAGAGTTACGTTGCTTGACAGTCCAGATAATATCGGGCTTGAACGACAAACGATCCGTATTGAAGAGGCGAGTCTcaaagatgaatttttgaagctGGAAATTGATCTCGAGATGACTTGTCCGTGCATGAAAGAGGAAGAAGAGGAGGAAAATAGCCCGAGATGCAATAAAAATGGGGAATTTAAGTGTGGGATGTGTTTGTGCTATGATGGATTCGTTGGAGCGACGTGCGATTGTAACTTGATGAATTATAAGAGCTCGAAGGAGTTGGATGCGAGATGTAGGGGTAATGATACCGAAATTTGTAGTAATAGAGGAGAGTGTCTTTGTGGCGTTTGTTATTGCGAGAAGCAGTTTGAGGGAGATCATTGCGAGTGTCTCAAGTGTCAATTGGA tttttttgctgatCTCTGTATCGCTCCAAACTCCGATGAAATCTGTTCTGGACAAGGAAATTGCAAATGtg gaacttGCGAATGTTTCAGTCCATTTCGTGGTCAATTTTGCGAACATTATCCCGGCGGAACAAACATTTTATGTAAAACCTACGACGAATGCGTCGAATCTTCAATTCTAAAAAAACTCGGCAAAAATATCGAAGTCACAAATTGCACAAAAGACGATGTCCCGCACACAATTCTCTTCGTCGATGAAATTTCCGACAAAAATTGTTATCTCCGTATTCGTTACGACGAATCGACATCTTGTGACTTTCACTATTCCTATCAAATTGACAAAGGAAAGCACACAACGCTCGGAATCTTGAATCAAGTGTGTCCTCCAACGGATTACGCGACAATTGGATTTCTCACAGTTTTGATCGCAACAATTATCATTGGATTGCTGTCACTTTGTATTTGGTTCATTTGTGTTCGAATCAAGGATAAACGAGAATACGCGAGATTTGAAATGGAACAGAGGGAAAGTACGAGATACAGTTTGCAGATGAGCCCAATTTACAAATCTCCGATCACGGAATATGAAGTACCGAAGTTTACGTTTCAGTCGGCTGAgagattgtaa
- the LOC134829515 gene encoding microsomal triacylglycerol transfer protein-like, translated as MRLFGLFLIIFAHASTCFKLGSEYTYNFVNEVNSSNLFDESTPASYRLEGAINVANIWRNGDEMIFQFRLISTKLLVKSQKTAEFDEKSSTVLEKVSPKPFFVVFRDSQIVAVHLEEGEDDSVSNLKKAIVSFFQYKGEDGTEKVTDVSGECDVSYIVWSPEKFSKTKLHCRLGDDLPNYQRLDYPLGVTVDPFSNTDYWTGVDGTVKKIEGHERHVVTVNAYPKVGTVVNSTFTFDISEAVGEADLLKCASVEECVKLFKNVKETELMSKVTKSCQDGKCWNLIQEVKALKDDLRNSEVGTSASARAFVKLVPMGRLAKAEIWHRILNSQSGKEIKGQLLDILAAVQTYDAFKEATNVVKFESEDDFNDAERYLQGLSVGTRPEMRVMEELLKFAQNGSHYERLQDTLVQTLAAMTYRHARLLGDDFQNSFVTKVTEFIMSQLKNCETDECKVIFLRALGNLKAPNTISMLFEYAETGSYKVSTQAVKALKAFSVSFWNTPEFRARFEDIFYQTHKKFDSSARTLALDVLLDLKLNVHELTKLVNYLRSDDKAFEIKQYVLQKLSVNAATSDYYRHAMLLLVKNDRKVNNYHVLGQKGLSTAIMRDFSKSPSFNGTLLSVQEIKDGVLKRGNADVFVQAGQEKFSIFTLGLFGNGLSSFMGGSDEQDPDEDTTVTAGMELYLQGTAMRPLVFFTGQGELMGHVWSGTASEPTPAYQAISTLQDHEEVIRLHNGAHLEVSAMGAVSIDLNGQIAISLWNRNADTKVAQNTGFATSVESKVVSSFTQLSVSEVVEERPCLNLDSTIDFSGTVALCLQLHQPQTTLKSEVTKKLTIPKSKKPYKSIARQSYKYEMSGFTHFLNHKNNEMCNKINSN; from the exons atgagactttttggtttatttctgataatttttg ctCATGCTTCGACCTGCTTCAAATTGGGCAGCGAGTACACGTATAACTTTGTGAACGAAGTAAATTCCTCAAATTTGTTCGACGAAAGCACGCCGGCGAGTTATCGGCTTGAAGGAGCGATAAATGTGGCAAATATTTGGCGCAATGGCGACGAAATGATCTTCCAATTTCGATTAATCTCAACGAAACTCCTCGTAAAATCCCAAAAAACTGccgaatttgatgaaaaatcgtCGACAGTGCTCGAAAAAGTCTCGCcgaagccattttttgtcgtttttcgcGACAGTCAAATCGTAGCAGTGCATCTCGAGGAAGGCGAAGACGATTCTGTGTCGAATTTGAAGAAAGCTATTGTCAGTTTCTTCCAATATAAGGGCGAAGATGGCACGGAAAAGGTCACGGATGTCTCGGGAGAGTGCGATGTCTCGTATATCGTGTGGAGCCCCGAGAAATTTAGCAAGACAAAGTTGCATTGTCGATTGGGAGACGACTTGCCCAACTATCAACGCTTGGATTATCCGCTTGGAGTGACTGTTGATCCCTTTAGCAACACGGATTATTGGACAGGAGTCGATGgaactgtgaaaaaaattgaagggcATGAACGACATGTCGTTACAGTGAATGCTTATCCCAAAGTTGGAACAGTTGTCAACTCGACATTTACCTTTGACATCAGCGAAGCAGTTGGAGAAGCGGATTTATTGAAATGCGCATCAGTTGAGGAGTGTGTAAAGttgttcaaaaatgtcaaagaaaCGGAATTGATGTCGAAAGTGACAAAAAGTTGTCAAGATGGAAAATGCTGGAAT CTCATTCAAGAAGTAAAAGCTCTCAAAGACGATCTCCGTAACTCAGAAGTTGGCACATCAGCATCCGCTCGTGCTTTTGTCAAACTCGTACCAATGGGACGTCTCGCAAAAGCTGAAATCTGGCATCGAATCTTGAATTCTCAATCAGGAAAAGAGATCAAAGGACAACTTTTGGATATTTTAGCTGCTGTACAAACGTACGATGCCTTCAAAGAAGCTACTAACGTCGTAAAATTCGAGTCTGAGGACGACTTTAACGACGCTGAACGATATTTGCAAGGACTTTCTGTGGGAACTCGACCTGAAATGAGAGTTATGGaag aacTCTTGAAATTTGCTCAGAACGGATCTCATTACGAACGTCTTCAAGATACTTTGGTTCAAACGTTGGCTGCGATGACTTATCGTCATGCTCGTCTCCTCGGAGATGACTTCCAGAACTCATTTGTGACAAAAGTTACTGAATTCATCATGTCTCAACTCAAAAATTGCGAAACTGACGAATGTAAAGTCATCTTTTTACGTGCTTTGGGCAACTTAAAAGCTCCAAATACGATTTCAATGCTTTTTGAATATGCCGAGACAGGTTCTTACAAAGTTTCAACGCAAGCTGTGAAGGCATTGAAAGCATTTTCTGTCTCATTTTGGAATACGCCCGAATTTCGAGCCCGTTTTGAGGACATTTTCTATCAAACGCACAAGAAATTCGACTCGAGTGCACGAACTTTGGCGCTCGATGTGTTGCTCGACTTGAAATTGAACGTTCATGAGTTGACCAAACTCGTTAATTATCTTCGTTCGGATGATAAAGCGTTCGAAATTAAGCAATATGTGTTGCAAAAGTTGTCCGTGAATGCAGCGACGTCAGATTATTATCGACATGCCATGCTGTTGTTGGTGAAAAATGATCGAAAAGTGAACAATTATCacgttttgggacaaaaaggaTTGTCGACAGCGATTATGAGAGACTTTTCGAAGAGTCCATCGTTCAATGGCACACTTTTGAGTGTGCAAGAAATTAAGGATGGCGTGTTGAAACGAGGAAATGCTGATGTTTTTGTACAAGCGGGGCAGGAAAAGTTCAGTATTTTCACT ctcggTTTATTCGGCAACGGATTATCCTCCTTCATGGGCGGTTCTGACGAACAAGATCCCGACGAAGACACCACAGTAACTGCTGGCATGGAATTATATCTTCAGGGAACGGCGATGCGCCCTCTTGTCTTCTTTACGGGACAAGGCGAACTCATGGGACACGTTTGGAGTGGCACAGCATCCGAACCAACGCCTGCCTATCAAGCCATTTCGACGTTACAAGACCACGAAGAAGTCATTCGCTTGCATAACGGAGCTCATTTGGAAGTTTCTGCCATGGGAGCTGTTTCGATCGACTTGAATGGACAAATTGCGATTAGTTTGTGGAATCGAAATGCTGACACAAAAGTCGctcaaaa cacGGGCTTTGCAACATCAGTCGAATCAAAAGTCGTCAGTTCTTTCACACAATTGAGCGTTTCAGAAGTCGTCGAGGAACGTCCTTGCTTGAATCTCGACTCAACAATTGATTTTTCGGGCACTGTTGCGCTATGTTTGCAACTTCATCAGCCTCAAACAACGTTAAAATCCGAAGTGACGAAAAAATTGACGATACCAAAGTCCAAAAAGCCATACAAAAGCATCGCAAGACAATCGTACAAGTACGAGATGTCGGGATTCACGCACTTCCTGAACCACAAAAACAACGAAATGTGCAATAAAATCAACAGcaactga